In the genome of Halobacterium noricense, one region contains:
- a CDS encoding DUF7525 family protein: MTTGSTQETDMGVGVGLAFGLLAVAAAAYTFVAPGQFQTALGFAGAVTLSALCVAALHVWG; the protein is encoded by the coding sequence ATGACGACTGGGTCCACGCAGGAAACGGACATGGGCGTCGGCGTCGGCCTCGCGTTCGGCCTGCTCGCCGTCGCCGCGGCCGCGTACACGTTCGTCGCGCCCGGACAGTTCCAAACCGCACTCGGCTTCGCCGGCGCTGTCACGCTGTCGGCGCTGTGCGTCGCCGCCCTCCACGTGTGGGGGTAG
- a CDS encoding phosphate signaling complex PhoU family protein, whose translation MDTRKVQRLGPSTLAMTLPAEWARKQDVEKGDEVTVRESGKGSLTVTPESAHGEETEATIHAENFDVQKTTESSSAADQNATPSVGADAVERAIVGQYVLGRRIIHVESEDALDSEHINAVYKAETQLMGLGVVEETPERITIRCSVDPEDFDLDNLLERLESTGSTMREEAVKALAHGSPDMAQRALNRERQANKIFVLLLRLIFTAYQNPNLARAVGLDDGFPLIGYRSVVKNLELTADNAEDIAEIVLETEGHTLDVEQSTMRRIREFTDQVDEITAAAVEAVVTRDYDATIEVRELFAELGDREGDILDDLPEMDNEDILEVREVLVSLRHTAEYAMRNAEIAANLALNEQSSHTTIS comes from the coding sequence ATGGATACCCGGAAAGTCCAACGCCTGGGACCGTCTACGCTGGCGATGACGCTCCCGGCGGAGTGGGCGCGCAAGCAGGACGTCGAGAAGGGCGACGAGGTCACCGTCCGCGAGAGCGGGAAGGGCTCGCTGACGGTCACGCCCGAGTCCGCGCACGGCGAGGAGACCGAGGCGACGATTCACGCCGAGAACTTCGACGTTCAGAAGACGACGGAGTCGTCTTCCGCAGCCGATCAGAACGCGACGCCTTCTGTGGGTGCGGACGCCGTCGAGCGCGCCATCGTCGGCCAGTACGTCCTCGGCCGCCGCATCATCCACGTCGAGAGCGAGGACGCCCTCGACTCCGAACACATCAACGCCGTCTACAAGGCCGAAACCCAGCTCATGGGACTGGGCGTCGTCGAGGAGACGCCCGAACGCATCACCATCCGGTGTTCGGTCGACCCCGAGGACTTCGACCTCGACAACCTCCTCGAACGGCTGGAGAGCACGGGCTCGACGATGCGCGAGGAGGCCGTGAAGGCGCTCGCGCACGGCAGCCCGGACATGGCCCAGCGCGCGCTCAACCGCGAGCGCCAGGCGAACAAGATTTTCGTCCTGCTGCTGCGGCTCATCTTCACCGCCTACCAGAACCCGAACCTCGCGCGCGCCGTCGGCCTCGACGACGGCTTCCCGCTCATCGGCTACCGGTCGGTCGTGAAGAACCTCGAACTCACCGCGGACAACGCCGAGGACATCGCGGAAATCGTGCTCGAAACCGAGGGCCACACCCTCGACGTCGAGCAGTCCACGATGCGGCGCATCCGGGAGTTCACCGACCAGGTCGACGAAATCACGGCCGCGGCCGTCGAAGCCGTCGTCACCCGGGATTACGACGCCACCATCGAGGTCCGCGAGCTGTTCGCGGAACTCGGCGACCGCGAGGGCGACATCCTCGACGACCTCCCGGAGATGGACAACGAGGACATCCTCGAAGTCCGGGAAGTACTCGTGAGCCTCCGGCACACCGCCGAGTACGCGATGCGCAACGCCGAAATCGCGGCGAACCTCGCGCTCAACGAGCAGTCCAGCCACACCACCATCAGCTAG
- a CDS encoding DUF7528 family protein: protein MAVEPDGGDIRVTVDGETIELSREHAAELRDAVGDALTSREEFFRTAAEHREDGSYVVERRGAESTGNSAVFDSFAAVRRLFDRLPETFGAQNLSAAGFTGSRRHMLVRHFAEHPAFPCTLASRNPLRGEKTETS from the coding sequence ATCGCCGTCGAGCCAGACGGCGGCGATATCCGCGTCACCGTGGACGGCGAAACCATCGAACTCTCCCGCGAGCACGCCGCCGAACTCCGGGACGCCGTCGGTGACGCGCTGACGAGCCGCGAGGAATTCTTCCGCACTGCCGCCGAGCACCGCGAGGACGGCAGCTACGTCGTCGAACGCCGCGGCGCGGAGTCGACGGGCAACTCCGCAGTGTTCGACAGTTTCGCGGCGGTCCGCCGGCTGTTCGACCGGCTCCCCGAGACGTTCGGCGCCCAGAACCTCTCCGCGGCCGGCTTCACGGGGTCGCGCCGCCACATGCTCGTGCGGCACTTCGCCGAACACCCGGCGTTCCCGTGCACGCTGGCGTCACGCAACCCCCTGCGGGGTGAGAAAACAGAGACTAGCTGA
- a CDS encoding LEA type 2 family protein, with the protein MDVRALLFGSTIRVAITVVAGLGLVAGGAFVGGLLGVPSVEQVDNEFGEVNDTYTEVETDLVIHNPNPVGVRLGDTSVNYTVAMNDIRMASGDKHGVGIGTGNSTVNLTTYLHNERIPAWWVSHIRGGEHTSLTVSATVQPGFVGQSASFQPAAETIETDLLGQFNSTEDRPVNAEMALVEDPVLIIERTNASWGNVTDEQTPIDLEFGVYNPKTSPVVVSNVGYNITMNGVPVGAGETENGQTIPGKSSRVVETPTAIDNENLDEWWVTHVENNQTTELRIDFYAEIEPPGSSETIRVPLDELTYTQTIETDMFGNKGDSGGDAGGDTSGNETTTNDGTTSDDGTTTGTTTSDSTTTTSGGTTGSTTTDGTTTDDGTTTSGDGTTTDDGLLARGSQPA; encoded by the coding sequence ATGGACGTCCGCGCGCTGCTGTTCGGGAGCACGATACGGGTCGCCATTACTGTCGTCGCCGGCCTCGGACTGGTCGCCGGCGGCGCGTTCGTCGGCGGCTTACTCGGCGTGCCGAGCGTCGAACAGGTCGACAACGAGTTCGGTGAGGTCAACGACACCTACACCGAAGTCGAGACCGACCTCGTGATACACAACCCGAATCCGGTCGGCGTCCGGCTCGGGGACACCAGCGTGAACTACACGGTGGCGATGAACGACATCCGGATGGCCAGCGGGGACAAACACGGCGTCGGCATCGGCACCGGGAACTCGACGGTGAACCTGACGACGTACCTCCACAACGAGCGCATCCCCGCGTGGTGGGTGAGCCACATCCGGGGCGGCGAACACACGAGCCTCACCGTGTCCGCGACCGTCCAGCCCGGGTTCGTCGGCCAGTCGGCGTCGTTCCAGCCGGCCGCCGAGACCATCGAGACGGACCTCCTCGGCCAGTTCAACTCCACGGAGGATCGCCCGGTGAACGCCGAGATGGCGCTCGTCGAGGACCCCGTACTCATCATCGAGCGGACGAACGCCTCCTGGGGCAACGTCACCGACGAACAGACCCCTATCGACCTGGAATTCGGCGTCTACAACCCGAAGACGTCGCCAGTCGTCGTCTCGAACGTCGGCTACAACATCACGATGAACGGCGTGCCCGTCGGCGCGGGCGAAACCGAAAACGGGCAGACCATCCCCGGGAAGAGCTCCCGCGTGGTGGAGACGCCGACGGCCATCGACAACGAGAACCTCGACGAGTGGTGGGTGACCCACGTCGAGAACAACCAGACGACCGAACTCCGCATCGACTTCTACGCGGAAATCGAGCCGCCGGGCTCCTCGGAGACGATTCGCGTGCCGCTGGACGAACTGACGTACACCCAGACCATCGAGACCGACATGTTCGGGAACAAGGGCGACTCGGGCGGTGACGCCGGCGGCGACACGAGCGGCAACGAGACGACAACCAACGACGGAACGACGAGTGACGACGGCACGACCACCGGGACCACGACCAGCGACAGCACGACAACAACTAGCGGCGGAACGACCGGCAGCACGACGACGGACGGGACGACCACGGACGACGGCACGACCACCAGCGGTGACGGGACGACGACCGACGACGGCTTGCTCGCGCGCGGTTCGCAGCCAGCCTGA
- a CDS encoding DUF7123 family protein: MTDEYTDEERRILEFLHESVEKGERYFRSKNIANHLGLSSKQVGVRLPELAEKTEDVDIEKWSRSKSTTWRVEPA, translated from the coding sequence ATGACCGACGAATACACCGACGAGGAACGCCGGATTCTGGAGTTCCTCCACGAGAGCGTCGAGAAGGGCGAGCGGTACTTCCGCTCGAAGAACATCGCGAACCACCTCGGCCTCTCCTCGAAGCAGGTCGGTGTGCGGCTCCCCGAACTCGCGGAGAAGACCGAGGATGTCGACATCGAGAAGTGGAGTCGCTCGAAGTCGACGACGTGGCGCGTCGAACCCGCGTAA